The Streptococcus sanguinis genome contains the following window.
CAATATCCTTGAAAAATTGAGCAGCCATGGCAATCATTTCTACATCTATAGCAGGATTGCTAGAGCCAAAGCACTCTGCTCCAATCTGATGAAACTCCCGCAGACGGCCAGCCTGAGGCCGCTCATAGCGGAACATAGAGCCCATATAGTAGACTTTGACAGGCTTTTGCACTTCAGGAGCAAAAAGTTTATTCTCTACATAAGAACGCACCACGGGCGCTGTCCCCTCTGGACGCAGCGTGATGTGGCGGTCGCCCTTGTCATAGAAGTCATACATTTCCTTGGTCACAATGTCTGTCGTATCCCCGACCGAGCGGCTAATGACTTCATAGTGCTCAAAAATCGGCGTGCGGATTTCGCCGTAATTGTATTTTTTAAATGTCTTGCGGGCAAAGTCTTCTACATACTGCCACTTGGCTGATTCTTGAGGAAGAATGTCCTGAGTTCCTTTAGGTTTTTGTAATTTCATCTTCTGACCTCCGCCTTCTTTAGTACTTATATTCTATCATAAGTCCGCCATTTTGAGGAGTCTGAAAGGGATTTTTCATTTGGAAGAACTAAATCCGTTTTCATATTCCAAAATAGCTTGAAAAAAAATCTGAATTGTGAGAAAATAAAAACAATTTAACTGAGATAGAAAGGGATAGCCATGAGAGACGATATCAAAATCAATGACCGAGCAGCTGCCATTCAGGATAAATTGGTGGAGAAGCTCGAGCGTATTTACGATCCGGATGTAGAGCTGGATGTCTATAACTTAGGGCTGATTTATGAAATTAACTTAGACGAAAACGGCCACTGCAAGGTTGTCATGACCTTTACCGATACAGCCTGCGACTGTGCTGAAAGCCTACCCATCGCCATCATGGACTCTCTTAAGAAAATTGAGGAGATTGAAAGTGCCTCTGTCGAGGTTACTTGGTCTCCTGCTTGGAAAATCACCCGTATCAGCCGTTTCGGCCGCATTGCCTTGGGGATCAGTCCTAGATAAGAAAGTGTTAAGTGCTTCTATATTAAAAATATCAAGAGTTTGGGACAAAAAGATTTCAATTTTTAAAAATCTTAATTATTAAGCCCTTCAAATCTATAATTAAATGCGAAAAGCGAACAAAGCAGAATTCTGATTACCAGAAAACTAGTTTTGTTCGCTTTTTATATTTGAGGTTGGACTTTTGTCCCAGCCTCTCTTTTGTCATATATAGGCTATTTCTTACCTGTTTCTTCTGGTTTCCAGAAGTCAGTAACAGCACCTTTAGCGGCAGAGGATACCATGTGAGCATATTTACCAAGTACCCCGCGACTATAAAGCGGTGGAATAGTCGTTTCTGCCTTACGTTTCGCCAGCTCTTCGTCAGAGACCGCCATAGAAATTTCCTTGGTATCTTGGTCAACCGTGACCATATCGCCTGTACGAAGATAGGCAATCGGACCACCATCCTGGGCTTCTGGAGCAATGTGTCCGACAACCAAGCCGTAAGTACCGCCTGAGAAGCGACCATCGGTCAGAAGGGCTACCTTGTCTCCTTGACCTTTCCCTACGATGATAGAAGAAAGTGACAGCATTTCTGGCATACCAGGGCCACCCTTTGGTCCAACGTAACGAACTACAACCACATCGCCATCGACCACTTCATCGGCTAGTACCGCATCAATAGCAGCTTCTTCTGAGTCAAAGACCTTAGCTGGTCCCACGTGACGGCGTACTTTAACACCAGAAACCTTAGCAACAGCACCATCTGGAGCCAGATTACCATGCAAGATGATAAGCGGACCGTCTGCACGTTTTGGATTTTCAAGCGGCATAATAACCTTTTGACCTGGTGTCAGATCAGCAAATTCTGCCAGATTCTCTGCCACCGTCTTACCTGTACAAGTAATACGGTCGCCATGCAGGAATCCGTTCGCCAATAGATACTTCATCACAGCCGGCACTCCACCGACCTCATAAAGGTCTTGGAAGACATACTGACCGGATGGTTTCAAGTCAGCCAAATGCGGCACCTTCTCTTGAATGACATTGAAGTCATCAAGCGTCAGCTCAACATTGGCCGCATGCGCCATGGCCAGCAAGTGCAGAGTAGCATTGGTCGAGCCACCCAGAGCCATGGTCACTGTGATTGCATCTTCAAAAGCTTCACGTGTCAAGATATCAGACGGCTTCAGCCCCATTTTCAGCATTTTCACAACAGCACGACCCGCCGCTTCGATATCCTCTTGCTTGTCCTTAGACTCAGCAGGGTGAGAAGAAGAACCTGGCAGACTCATGCCCAGAACTTCAATAGCCGTCGCCATGGTATTAGCCGTATACATACCGCCACAGCCACCAGGACCAGGGCAGGCATTACACTCAATGCGGCGCACTTCCTCAGCTGTCAAGTCACCATGGTTCCATTTCCCGATTCCTTCAAAGACAGAAACCAAGTCAATATCCTTGCCGTCCAGATTCCCCGGTGCAATTGTTCCGCCGTAGGCAAAGACAGCAGGAATATCCATGTTGGCAATGGCAATCATGGAGCCTGGCATATTTTTATCACAGCCCCCGATAGCTACAAAGGCATCCACGTTATGCCCGCCCATGGCAGCCTCAATGGAGTCTGCGATGATGTCGCGTGAGGTCAGAGAGAAGCGCATCCCTGGCGTTCCCATGGCAATCCCGTCCGCAACCGTAATAGTTCCGTACTGAACTGGCCAAGCGCCCTCTGCTTTGATGCCTTCCTTGGCCAGCTTGCCCAAGTCATGCAAATGGATGTTACAAGGTGTATTTTCCGCCCAAGTGGAAATCACCCCAACAATAGGCGTTTCAAAATCTTTATCAGTCATCCCCGTCGCGCGAAGCATGGCACGGTTAGGAGATTTAACCATGCTGTCATAAATCTTACTTCTGTGACGAATATCCTTATCTGTCATAGCTTTCCCTTTCATTACAGTAATCTTTGTGCTTTA
Protein-coding sequences here:
- a CDS encoding metal-sulfur cluster assembly factor, with protein sequence MRDDIKINDRAAAIQDKLVEKLERIYDPDVELDVYNLGLIYEINLDENGHCKVVMTFTDTACDCAESLPIAIMDSLKKIEEIESASVEVTWSPAWKITRISRFGRIALGISPR
- the ilvD gene encoding dihydroxy-acid dehydratase, with amino-acid sequence MTDKDIRHRSKIYDSMVKSPNRAMLRATGMTDKDFETPIVGVISTWAENTPCNIHLHDLGKLAKEGIKAEGAWPVQYGTITVADGIAMGTPGMRFSLTSRDIIADSIEAAMGGHNVDAFVAIGGCDKNMPGSMIAIANMDIPAVFAYGGTIAPGNLDGKDIDLVSVFEGIGKWNHGDLTAEEVRRIECNACPGPGGCGGMYTANTMATAIEVLGMSLPGSSSHPAESKDKQEDIEAAGRAVVKMLKMGLKPSDILTREAFEDAITVTMALGGSTNATLHLLAMAHAANVELTLDDFNVIQEKVPHLADLKPSGQYVFQDLYEVGGVPAVMKYLLANGFLHGDRITCTGKTVAENLAEFADLTPGQKVIMPLENPKRADGPLIILHGNLAPDGAVAKVSGVKVRRHVGPAKVFDSEEAAIDAVLADEVVDGDVVVVRYVGPKGGPGMPEMLSLSSIIVGKGQGDKVALLTDGRFSGGTYGLVVGHIAPEAQDGGPIAYLRTGDMVTVDQDTKEISMAVSDEELAKRKAETTIPPLYSRGVLGKYAHMVSSAAKGAVTDFWKPEETGKK